A single region of the Phalacrocorax carbo chromosome 4, bPhaCar2.1, whole genome shotgun sequence genome encodes:
- the LOC104041029 gene encoding general transcription factor IIE subunit 1: MEEQNVITEIPAALKRLAKYVVHGFYGVEYSLAFDILIRYPCVKEDDLLQLLKYERKQLRTVLNTLKADKFVKLRMRVETGPNGKSTRHNYYYINYKVLVDVIKYKLDHVRRKIEAEERDSTTRSSFKCPSCSSTFTDLEVNQLFDVFTETFRCTYCNTEVEEDASALPKHDARTLLAKFNEQIEPIFALLRETEDIALPYDLLEPQPMEIPELSESLDQVGSSVLESHSQPEKWANRSSSFGNMYTQNVVIDVQDTEPKKKTREKATKEQPIWMSESTVEGATTTTSNSSVGVKASEESVKETVTDNEIIKTLLIHESKPLPSTCQAPAVKSKPPGSGSDTGEAEEGAQCSRTGMKIAGSNFDQEEEQETQGPIVMVAGQPHSYGEVSENPELVSFMTNEERAAYIKVGQEMFQSVFE; this comes from the exons ATGGAAGAGCAAAACGTTATCACAGAGATCCCGGCGGCCCTAAAGCGCCTGGCCAAATATGTAGTGCACGGTTTCTACGGAGTAGAGTACTCCCTGGCCTTCGATATACTGATCCGCTACCCCTGCGTGAAGGAGGATGACTTGTTACAGTTGCTCAAGTATGAACGTAAACAACTGCGTACTGTCCTCAACACGCTCAAGGCAGACAAGTTTGTGAAGCTGCGTATGCGAGTTGAAACAGGGCCTAACGGGAAGAGCACAAGGCACAATTACTATTACATCAATTACAAGGTGCTGGTGGATGTGATAAAATACAAACTGGATCATGTGCGCCGGAAAATAGAGGCGGAGGAGCGGGATTCAACTACCAGGTCCTCTTTTAAATGTCCATCTTGCTCCAGCACTTTCACGGACCTGGAAGTCAATCAGCTCTTTGATGTGTTTACAG AGACTTTCCGCTGCACTTACTGCAACACTGAAGTAGAGGAAGATGCCTCAGCGCTTCCTAAGCACGATGCTCGAACCTTGCTAGCAAAATTCAATGAGCAGATTGAACCTATCTTTGCGCTGCTGCGTGAGACCGAAGATATTGCTCTGCCATATGACTTGCTGGAGCCTCAGCCAATGGAAATACCAGAATTATCAGAAAG CCTTGATCAGGTGGGTTCGAGCGTGCTGGAATCCCACAGCCAACCTGAAAAATGGGCCAACAGAAGTTCTTCTTTTGGAAATATGTACACCCAGAATGTAGTTATTGATGTCCAAGACACTGAGCCCAAGAAGAAAACGAGAGAAAAAGCAACTAAAGAGCAACCTATCTGGATGTCAGAGAGCACTGTGGAAGGCGCAACAACAACCACCTCCAACAGCAGCGTTG GAGTAAAGGCCTCTGAAGAAAGTGTTAAAGAAACTGTCACTGATAATGAAATCATCAAGACCCTTCTGATCCATGAATCCAAGCCATTGCCCAGCACATGCCAGGCTCCTGCTGTCAAAAGCAAACCACCTGGCTCAGGCAGCGATACTGGAGAGGCTGAAGAAGGTGCTCAGTGCTCAAGAACAGGAATGAAAATAGCCGGCAGCAACTTTGACcaagaggaagaacaggaaaCACAAGGTCCGATCGTGATGGTGGCTGGTCAGCCTCATTCATATGGTGAAGTTAGTGAAAACCCAGAGCTTGTGTCTTTCATGACAAatgaagagagagcagcttaTATAAAAGTCGGACAAGAAATGTTCCAGTCTGTCTTTGAATAA